A single window of Brevundimonas naejangsanensis DNA harbors:
- a CDS encoding response regulator yields the protein MSALSSIHVLLVDDNPNMRAIIAAMLKSVGVGRLTEAEDGAAALELLGQKAIDIAIVDFRMKPMDGVAFTRAVRNEGDSANPYLPVIMMTGHSEKSRVTEARDAGVTEFVSKPVKAQTLLTRIEAVILRPRPFVRSANYFGPDRRRTRTESYAGPFRRADDTGT from the coding sequence ATGTCCGCCCTGAGTTCGATCCACGTCCTGCTGGTGGACGACAATCCCAATATGCGCGCCATCATCGCCGCCATGCTGAAGTCGGTGGGGGTCGGTCGCTTGACCGAGGCGGAAGACGGGGCGGCGGCGCTTGAACTACTGGGCCAGAAAGCCATCGACATCGCCATCGTCGACTTCCGCATGAAGCCGATGGACGGGGTGGCCTTCACCCGCGCCGTCCGCAACGAGGGCGACAGCGCCAACCCCTATCTGCCGGTGATCATGATGACCGGCCATTCCGAGAAAAGCCGCGTGACCGAGGCGCGCGACGCGGGCGTCACCGAATTCGTCTCTAAGCCGGTCAAGGCGCAGACCCTGCTGACGCGGATCGAGGCGGTGATCCTGCGTCCGCGGCCCTTTGTGCGTTCGGCCAACTATTTCGGGCCGGACCGTCGCCGCACACGAACTGAGAGCTACGCCGGTCCGTTCCGTCGCGCCGACGACACAGGGACCTAA
- a CDS encoding lysophospholipid acyltransferase family protein: MPGEKEKRPGFLQDLNWRLEAAAFQGLFGLLRLMGVERASGFGGKLLRTLGPLTGTHKTVTRNLRIAFPDMGAAERDRLAVDQWEQTGRTFAELAVMDRLTPESGRIDIVGLERLHAVRDSGRPVVLISGHLANFEVMAAVIMAAGVPCQVTYRAANNPYVDALIRQSRERYGIKLFAPKGDGTRELMAGMKRGESIALLVDQKYNQGPEVEFFGQPVNASPGAARMALKFGTVMQPLSVVRLPGVRFRVTAHEPIAVPDTGDKAADVLAGVQAANRFVEDRVREHPVDWFWVHKRWPSQVYEALREAEA, encoded by the coding sequence TTGCCTGGTGAGAAAGAGAAAAGGCCTGGGTTCCTTCAGGACCTGAACTGGCGGCTGGAAGCGGCGGCGTTCCAGGGGCTGTTTGGCCTTCTGCGCCTGATGGGCGTCGAGCGCGCCTCGGGCTTCGGCGGGAAGCTGCTGCGGACGCTGGGGCCTTTGACCGGCACGCACAAGACGGTGACGCGCAACCTGCGCATCGCCTTCCCCGACATGGGCGCCGCCGAGCGCGACCGCCTGGCCGTGGATCAGTGGGAGCAGACGGGTCGCACCTTCGCAGAACTGGCCGTCATGGACCGGCTGACGCCGGAAAGCGGACGCATCGACATCGTCGGGCTGGAGCGGCTGCACGCCGTGCGCGACTCTGGCCGCCCGGTCGTGCTGATCTCGGGCCATCTGGCCAATTTCGAGGTCATGGCGGCGGTCATCATGGCGGCGGGGGTGCCGTGCCAGGTGACCTATCGCGCGGCCAACAACCCTTACGTCGACGCCCTGATCCGCCAGAGCCGCGAGCGTTACGGCATCAAGCTGTTCGCGCCCAAGGGCGACGGCACGCGCGAACTGATGGCGGGGATGAAGCGCGGCGAATCCATCGCCCTTCTGGTCGACCAGAAATACAATCAGGGGCCGGAGGTCGAATTCTTCGGCCAGCCGGTCAACGCCTCGCCCGGGGCGGCGCGCATGGCGCTGAAGTTCGGCACGGTGATGCAACCCCTGTCGGTGGTGCGTCTGCCCGGCGTGCGCTTCCGCGTCACGGCGCATGAACCGATCGCCGTGCCCGACACGGGCGATAAGGCGGCTGATGTCCTGGCGGGCGTCCAGGCGGCCAACCGGTTCGTCGAAGACCGGGTGCGCGAGCATCCGGTCGACTGGTTCTGGGTGCATAAGCGCTGGCCGTCTCAGGTCTATGAGGCGCTGAGAGAGGCTGAGGCTTAG